The following are encoded in a window of Gemmatimonadaceae bacterium genomic DNA:
- a CDS encoding GNAT family N-acetyltransferase → MSAYRFCRTDDVTLLVDALNRCWSPYFPDEPPVTPATFKWSIRHLQVWCSSCMVAFSGSDPIGVLIGAKRPSGTLIHKIAVHPDHLRQGHGRHLLTSLSSKLAILGPPRMIAEVPETFAAAVALFDACGYVQEALLTDYVLERPALRVEGPVLSEHESGEAGLLRVEGFVIPVTVDDLAANGLLEEAEAHPQVCWERSVETLTARKDDIAGLAVASDERIEAYLLYAQRGVEGTEILSLRSFIEDGGARLKQLIARLDTGTFRIPKVHPAEISEAFLETLGFRPAGGHRLYAAKARSD, encoded by the coding sequence ATGTCGGCGTACCGCTTCTGCCGCACGGACGACGTGACGCTTCTCGTCGACGCGTTGAATCGCTGCTGGTCGCCGTACTTTCCCGACGAGCCGCCGGTGACGCCGGCCACGTTCAAGTGGTCGATCCGCCACCTTCAGGTCTGGTGCAGCAGCTGCATGGTTGCCTTCTCAGGCTCCGACCCGATCGGCGTCCTGATCGGCGCCAAGCGGCCTTCCGGTACCCTCATCCACAAGATCGCCGTCCATCCCGATCATCTCCGACAGGGTCATGGGCGTCACCTGCTCACCTCGCTCAGCTCGAAGCTCGCGATTCTCGGCCCCCCTCGAATGATCGCCGAAGTTCCCGAGACGTTCGCCGCCGCCGTCGCGCTGTTCGACGCGTGCGGTTATGTCCAGGAAGCGCTTTTGACAGACTACGTCCTAGAGCGGCCTGCCCTGCGGGTCGAAGGGCCTGTCCTGAGCGAGCATGAGTCCGGCGAAGCCGGACTCCTGCGAGTCGAAGGATTCGTGATCCCCGTGACGGTCGACGATCTCGCCGCCAATGGTCTCCTTGAAGAAGCTGAGGCTCATCCGCAGGTTTGCTGGGAGCGCTCGGTCGAGACGCTCACTGCCAGGAAGGATGACATCGCCGGACTCGCCGTCGCCTCCGACGAGCGAATCGAGGCCTACCTCCTTTACGCGCAGCGCGGCGTGGAGGGGACGGAGATTCTGTCGCTGCGTTCTTTCATCGAGGACGGTGGCGCCCGTCTGAAGCAATTGATCGCTCGACTCGACACTGGGACCTTCCGAATCCCCAAGGTCCACCCGGCGGAGATCTCGGAGGCGTTCCTGGAGACCCTCGGTTTCCGCCCCGCCGGCGGGCATCGACTCTACGCAGCGAAGGCGCGGTCCGACTAG
- a CDS encoding RES family NAD+ phosphorylase has product MALPPVRLVRQLDTHRLIPSRHLPRGDSVLVAIADDDAHLQAIFELDTATNDRLLAEQQQLPGIGLAELVFAVPHAAVINAAFCHAHPLGSRFNGPDRGAWYASFDLETSQAEVAFHKSVQLAEIGRFEDSVTFDEYLSDFSASFHDLRHARGFEDCLNPESYVDSQALAEHLLDVGSLGVVYPSVRQVGGTCLACFRPALVSNVRRDKTYRFTWDGTPEPVIAVGR; this is encoded by the coding sequence ATGGCGCTGCCACCCGTCCGGCTGGTTCGCCAGCTCGACACCCACCGCCTCATTCCCTCGCGGCACTTGCCGCGCGGCGACAGCGTGCTGGTGGCGATTGCCGACGACGATGCGCATCTACAGGCGATCTTCGAGTTGGACACGGCCACCAACGACCGGCTGCTCGCCGAGCAGCAGCAGCTGCCCGGTATTGGTCTGGCGGAGCTCGTCTTCGCGGTGCCGCATGCCGCGGTCATCAACGCCGCGTTCTGTCACGCGCACCCGCTCGGCAGCCGCTTCAATGGTCCGGACCGTGGTGCCTGGTACGCGAGCTTCGATCTCGAAACCTCTCAGGCCGAAGTGGCGTTTCACAAGTCAGTGCAACTTGCCGAAATCGGCCGCTTCGAAGATAGCGTCACATTCGACGAGTACTTGTCGGATTTCAGCGCCAGCTTTCACGACCTTCGCCACGCCCGCGGCTTCGAGGACTGCCTCAATCCGGAAAGTTACGTCGACTCGCAGGCGCTCGCCGAGCACCTGTTGGACGTCGGCTCGCTCGGCGTCGTGTACCCCAGCGTGCGCCAGGTCGGCGGGACGTGCCTGGCCTGCTTCCGACCCGCGCTTGTCAGCAACGTCCGGCGCGACAAGACCTATCGCTTCACGTGGGACGGAACGCCGGAGCCGGTCATCGCGGTGGGTCGTTGA
- a CDS encoding type II toxin-antitoxin system VapC family toxin: MIGLDTNLLIRYLTKDDRAQYAKAKRLIDEAVEQEERLLINCVVLCEVTWVLDTAYEYSRAEIADALDRIFDTAQFDIERAHEARQALGDFRSTKAGFADALIGRINCTLGATQTMTFDRDLEALDTFAVL; the protein is encoded by the coding sequence ATGATCGGCCTCGATACGAATCTCCTGATTCGTTACCTGACGAAGGACGACCGGGCGCAGTACGCGAAGGCGAAACGGCTGATTGACGAGGCGGTCGAGCAGGAAGAGCGCCTGCTCATCAACTGTGTGGTCCTCTGTGAAGTGACGTGGGTGCTCGATACCGCGTACGAGTACTCGCGAGCCGAGATCGCCGACGCGCTCGACCGCATCTTCGACACCGCACAGTTCGACATCGAACGAGCGCACGAGGCGCGGCAGGCGCTCGGCGATTTCCGGTCCACGAAGGCGGGATTCGCTGATGCCTTGATCGGCCGGATCAATTGCACGCTGGGCGCGACGCAGACCATGACCTTCGATCGTGATCTCGAGGCGCTCGATACCTTCGCGGTGCTGTAG
- a CDS encoding DUF2384 domain-containing protein codes for MPQVQRYPATRYRIDVPPNLAPRAERERLSAPALRAFFHIMTRWKVRDEDARALVGGVSNGPFYEWKRNPDRVIDTDRLTRISYLIGMFKALRILHGRRLADEWVQLPNNNPIFAGQTPLAFMMRGGLPAMQTVRRLLDARRAG; via the coding sequence ATGCCACAGGTGCAACGGTATCCCGCTACCCGGTACAGGATCGACGTGCCGCCGAATCTCGCCCCACGGGCGGAACGTGAGCGTCTCTCGGCGCCGGCTCTGAGGGCCTTCTTCCACATCATGACGCGTTGGAAGGTGCGCGACGAGGATGCCCGGGCGCTCGTCGGCGGCGTCAGCAACGGGCCGTTCTACGAGTGGAAGCGGAATCCGGATCGCGTGATCGACACCGATCGTCTCACACGCATCTCGTATTTGATTGGCATGTTCAAGGCGCTGCGCATCCTCCACGGGCGGAGGCTGGCGGACGAGTGGGTGCAGCTGCCCAACAACAATCCGATTTTCGCAGGTCAGACGCCACTCGCGTTCATGATGCGGGGCGGCTTGCCAGCCATGCAGACGGTGCGGCGCCTGCTCGACGCGCGACGCGCCGGCTGA